In Gossypium hirsutum isolate 1008001.06 chromosome D01, Gossypium_hirsutum_v2.1, whole genome shotgun sequence, the genomic window GatgatttaatataaattgtatatagatataaaatagtattgtataaaaatgttaaaaacctaaaataatattacataataacataaaataGTTTATACGTAAATAATGGCAATTAAATATACAAACTAATATAatacaatatcaataataatatcAATAGTAATAacagtgataataataataaattaattataatagattaataataatattactgAATAGTAAAAAAACAAAAGGGACTAGACTGCAGACAGAACAAAATTAATAGGCCacaaatatgatttttaagaaATGGAGGGTCAAACTGTAATTCGCGAATTACGGGGGGAGCCAAATGGGAAATATCTCGCTTCCCCAAAACGCAACGCAGTGACATGGACCAAAATGTAGAAAAAGCAAAATGAAGCATGAAATTCATAAATAAGAAAAAACTGATATGAAAACACCACGAAGAAAGGGGGGACCTTATACGCAAATAGACCAAACGACCAAAATGCGCCGATCCTTCCCCGGATCGGGTCACTGCGCGAGTCGCTGTGGGCAAACGGTGCCGTTTCTTTCGTggttaaaaaaacaaaaccctaagCTATTAAACATTTTCCTAACGTAACAAAAAACctaaagaaatgagagaaaaactCTCTCTTTGCGCCGTTCGACGATGAACATCTTGAGGCGCCTAATCCACCGCTTGATTTCGACTGTGACGAAACAAGCGACAGTCCAGCAAGCCAGGTAAACTCTCTTCCTTAACCCTCTCTTTTTCTGTTGTTTAATGTTTCCTAAACAAAGAAAccgaaaaaaaggaaaagaacagtgaagaaaaacgaaaaagaaaaaaaatgaatatacctctcaaatctcttttttttgtattcaatctcTCTATGTATTGATATTGTGTGTAGAGAAAAAAGAAACTTTTACAGATTTGAATGGccttttttatagccgaaaacgaaaaatgaaaataaaatacaatcaaaaTCCTCTATTTCCTCCCCTTTTCCAATTGCTATCTGTCTTTTTTTGTTTGATGCTGCATTGCCCATTTTTTTTGTTGCAGGTACGGCCGTACGGAGGAGCGGTGACGTGGAGCGGCTCGGAGGCGTGGCTCGTGGGACACATGAGGGCAATGGCGGTTGAGGGCTTAGGGTTTTGGTCTCTAGGGTTTGTAGAACTGTTTTGGTCATTGGGCCCTATTGTAAATGTGCTTGGCTTGTATTTTGGGTTTGCtattgtaataaaaaaaactggacattttattattatttattttatatatattttatatctgGGTTTTAATAATTGGGCTCGGGCCAggcaaaatttgggtattacagacaacactttgtcatcaatcaacttttcattagtctcaatgcattattatttttgaaacccacaataatacttgactaaggaccttttaataaaattatattattctcaggactttattattaatcaatttatttacacacacagaaaaagaaactgaagtaACAATGGGaatgccttatattaacaaataaggtaaaacgagtatgtgattacaatgATTTCAGAATTGGTCTTTGGACATTCTCTAATACCAGCCATAGTGGACTATAGAATCTCACATAGCTTCCTTATTCTTGGTAACCCAATTTTTCAAATTCGCCAGATTTTCCCTCGTACTGGTTACAGTTCCTTATTCCTCTACTGCCAAACTTGGGTTCTCACAATGGCAAAAACATGCAAAGCTTTCTAAAACAacaccatcttcttcttcttctttaggtCTTTTAAAGAAAATGATACTTATTCTAGTGACGAAGAAGATGCATAAACAAAATTATGAGGAATTTTGTTCCCAACCCATCCTATTTATACTCCCTTGGCATGATCTCCGTAGACTGTTACTCCCATTCAATCCTAATTATTTTATCTTCCACTATGGAACCAGCCGGTTCTAATTTAATCGAACGATTTTGAGATTCAGTTTTTTCCTAACCACTCACTTAAGTTTCTAAGTGACTTATTAGTGCCCCTGAATTTTTCACCCCTATTCGGCTAGATCCCGACCCTTCATTGAGTCTGAGTATTTGAGATAATCGGGTGTGACACAGGCATTGTTAGCTCTTATTGCATTACACAAACTTGAATTAGATAACTGAGATGTTGAAAACAACATTCCTTCATGACAACCTAGAGGAGGATATGTATATGCAACAACCTGAAGGCTTCATGATCAAAAGCAAGGAAGACCATTTCAGCCTACTACAAAAAACTTTGTACAGCCTGAAGTAGTCTCCTCGGCAATGGTATAGGAAGTTTGATTCTTTTATGTCAAGCATTGGTTTTGCCCAAAGTAAGTATGATAGTTGTGTGTATTTGCATAATCTTGAAGAtggaatatttatatatttgttgctttatgttgatgatatgctaattgCGACTAAGAATCCATCTGGAATTGATCAGTTAGAAACCATGCTTAACTTTAAATTCGAGATAAAGGATCTTGGTGCGGCTAAGAAAATATTATGGACGAAAATTTTCAGAGATAGAAGTTTCAGGAAGATATTTTTGTCTCATCAGAGATACATTGAAAGAATTCTTGAGTGGTTTAGGATACAAAACTCAAAACCAATTAGTACTCCCTTAGTTGCACACTTTAGACTTTCGACTTCAGAGTCACCACAAACCGGATATGAAGAAAAGTATATGTTCTCGGTTCCTTACTCCAATGTAGTCAAAATTTTAATGTACGTAATTGTTTGCATTAGTCCCGATATTTTACATGTTGCTAGTGTCGTAAGTAGATACACGACTAGACATGACAAATTACACTGACAAGCAGTTAAGTGGATTCTCAGATATTTGAGGGGGACATCAAATACTTGTTTTGAGTTTGGAAGAAGTTAAGAGGGTCTAGTGGTCTTCTTAGACTGAGATTATGCAGGAGATTTAGACCAAAGAAGATCCCTCATGAGATATCTATTTGTTCTCGAAAAATGCGTCATTAGCTGGAAAGCCATGCTAAAGCAGTGGCTTTATTGACTAACGAAGTTGAATATATGACAATCACATAAGTTGTGAAAGAAGTCATTTGGTTGACAAGTCTACTCGATGAGCTGGTTAAACACTATGCAGCTGTtgtatattgtgatagtcaaaatGTCATACATTTCACTAAGGATCAGATGCATCACGAAAGAAAAAAGCAAATAGACATACAATATCACTTTGTTCGGTAGGTGGTCGCTCAAAGAGATGTTTAGATTCATAAAATCGACATAGAAAATAATTCAGCCAATATGATGACCAAAAGCCTTCCAGTTTCTAAGTTCAAACATTGTTTGGATTTGGTCAGTATCCTACAAAAATCGAGTTAGGCCCTTGACTGGGCTCGGCAAATAAGGCGTTAGGAAATGCGAGTCAAGGTGGAAATTTATGGAGTGTGTCTCGTATTTTGGAGAAAACAAGGTCAATATCCCTAGAAGGAAGAGTCGACATCCCGATGATGCGACACACGACATCACGACCACGCGATGGACGACGTCACGATGTGGCGACATGTTCCCTACTTAACTGGGTtttttctcctagttaaactctgattATCTTTTCCCCAATCGAACTCTGATTTATTCAGGACGTTTTAGTCATATTTGACCtccaaatttagcctataaaaggGCCTCAATAACTAGAAAAGTTGATGAAAAATACAACATAACACAATTAAGAAATAGCTCTAACAGAGCTttaagagaattttgtgttttagtTGGAGGGGTTTGTATTccgggtttagggtttatttttattatctccATCTTGTACTTTTTAGATTTCTCTCTCATTAGTGAAGTCtcctttgcctgtggttttttatcctcttagTTAAATGTTTTTCACGCAAAATTTGTATTCGGTCTCTCTACTTTTTCTATTTCGTTGTTTATACGGGTTGATCTCCAACACAGACAATCCACCACTTGAATATTCAAGTTCATCCTGCCAGCCCTCCTTGTATCCCAATCTCTTCTCAAGTCCTTCCGCCTTACCACTAGTTTCCATCAAATATGAAAAAcgttaactaaattcacatacattttgtttttttgtaaaaTCTGTTAACGAGCAATGATTTATGGGTTATTACTGAATATTTTGATAGTCAAatatgaaaaacaaaaacaaaacaaattttcTTATATTTGAAACAATATGCCTTTTTATCGATGCTTAAGTACGTATTAGACATACCTTcaaaaaaaggaattaaaattaacaaataaaaacctCAAATACCACTGAGGTAAAAATGAATCGTCTcatgaaaagaaagaaagggaagtGGGTTTTGTTTTCTGGGATCTTTGGCTTTTGGGTTATTGGGTTCATTTATTATTCTCAGTGTTTTATTACTCTATTTGTTGATCTCACTTCCCTATGAGCTTGTGTACGGGGAAAGAGGTGTTTATTTTTGCACTGAATAATAGCCCAGCCATattatattcaaaaaaaaaaaaaacccaacataAATGCAAATAAGAGAATcgggtaaaatttctttaatttacAGTAAAAGAAAAGAGTGCAGTTTAAATAAAAGCagtaaatctttaaaaaaaaaagcagtaAAGTAAATTCACATATACATTTTTTGGCAAAATTTGTATCAGCTAAATCCTAAaccttatattatatataaccTAATAATTGAAACATTATCATTGAGCAGAAGAATATGAGATAATTTAGTAAAGTAATATTCCTTGTTGAAGTGGACCATCAATTCATCCTACTTGTATGATATGGGACCAGACCTCGATACTGCAAACCTTGGCAGCGGACTGGGACCTGTACCTCCTGACGACGATCCTTCATACTTGACTTTACGGCTTGAACTGTAATCCAGAGGCCCGGAGCGGCGAACATTTCTATGTTTGTTTTCAACGCCTCGTAGATTTGCACTTTCAGCATCATAGAGCTGCTCTTGGCTGTGTGATGATGAACCCTTGAAATAACCTGAATCATTAGCACTGTACTGTGGAGTCGAATCTCCACGGGGCTGCCTCATTATAGGGGACGCATGGGCCAATGATACAGCAGGTGAATGGCGTGGTGAAGCACTTAATAATGCCATTGGCATCAAAGGAGAGTTCGCGTAGTACTGGCTATATATTGAACGGAGAATAGCATAAGGAACATGGGCCTCAAGAGAGCTTCTTGGAAGGTATAGTGAAATGTCACAGAGTTGGTCCAGAAATACAAGCTTGGCAACGAGATGAGATCTGCAAATATTTCAGAAAAGTAAAAAGGATAACCctcaacacttttttttttggggtACAAATGACCATCAGCACTTTGAATTAGTATTATAATAACAAGATACACGTACTGATGAGAGGTCAATTTTGACTTCTCGTGAGTTTTATTATGAGCCCCACGCGTAATATAGCTTGTAAAATTTTATAGAATAAACAGAACGTCAATATCTTTACCTGTTAGATTCATGGAGTGAATCTAGTACAATTCCTGCCGAGAATTTAATAAACAGCTGCATTGCAGATTTTATACTAGCTTCTGCTGACACACGCATATCAGGGTCCAAACTGTCAGCATTACCAACATGACCGTTTGAAAGCAACTGTCTCTGGTGATGTTCCCGTGCCAATCTAACATATTCACTTCCAGCTATAACAGCATTAATACACCTGCCAGGTTAAAGCAAGATAATTAGCACAATCCCCTACTTTTACAACACACAAGCAAAGCTTGAGCAGTAAGGATAGTGTGTACTAGAAAGTAGAAAAGTTGTCTCCTCAATTACTTCATCAAGAAGCCACAATTTTGACAAAAACAACTTCAAAGCTGGTATGCAGGTCAGGATGAATTGCATGCAAAATAAATGAGGCTCCTCAATCCTCTCACTTTAAAATTCTAAGAGAGGCTTCGAAATATTAAATGACAAACTAACCAGTCATATTTGTATGGTTAGACATGCCATCTACAAGGCATTCAGTTTGTAATGTCCCCTTGGTCTCTAGAACTCACAGTCAACACTTCTTTTTTCGTAAGAAAAGAAAACCAGACAGGACACCCACCTTGCCAAACAATGAATATTGTTGTTGAAACCCCCTGTGTCAACATTGAAGCCAGTCGTGTTCCAGATATTTGACGTCATGGAAGTGGCAAATAGATAAGGCAACAAGCTCCAGGACCCGTCATTAGCACCTCCAGCTTCTTCCAATATAGATCTAACCCACTCAGAGTCATGATCACCGGCAAGAGCAACACCGTTTGCAACCCCTCTCATTCTTCGTATTTCCCTCTTTTCAGGTATTTCTTCAGGTATGTGCTTAACTACCCCAGCAAGCAATGAATAGATTAAGGGTGCACCTTCTTCAAGCACCGCTCCAGCAGCTTCAGCCAAAAGTTTATCAAAAGCCAAAGCCTGTCCTGCCTCGATACAAAAACCAATTATTGTGTCCAAATCCACAATTTGCTTCAAACAAGCTTCTCTTTCTATTCTGTCACCAGAATGCATGCTGCCAGCAACTGCTTCTAACAACTCACGATTTGACCGTAATGATGTGTCTATACAATTCAATAGGGCAGCAGTGTGTTCTTTCATCATTGTATCTAGTCTGTCAACTCCATAACCGccaaaaatacgaacaaatgccTGCAATTCTCCAAGATCAGTGACTGACTCCGCAAAATATCCACCAACTGGCCTTGTGCTTTTGAAGCATTTGTGCATGGGAGTAAAGAGAATTCCAGCACCGGACATATCCTTCACAATGTTTTCTATGTACCAGTTGCAGACAACTTCAGTGGCTGATCCAGTATGTTGCTCTGCTGGTCTGTCAAATAAATGCAGGGAAGACACTGGTCCAGAGAAGGTCTCCAAGAGTAAGACTTCTCGGATTCCTTGTGTTAGATCCATGCTAATATGCTGTTCTGCTAGATGGATTATATTCATGTGTCTGCGGATCAGTGATTCTAGGATAGATGGCCTTTGAAGATCATTATCAGTTTTCAGCACTGAAAGTAATCTCCTTCTGAAGTTCCCAAGGATGCATTCTCTCATGTACTGCACGTATAATGagaatattataattaaaaaacatgAATACCTAATGGCCTGCTGGGAATATTTGACCTCAGTGGAAACATCATCTAGTATGTTAAACACAAATTTACAGGATATAAATAGCCAACTTGGAACATATCAATAGAAACCTAATCCAGGAAATCAATAAAACAGGCTCACATCTAAGTAAAGGGCCTTTGGCAGATTCAGCATGACTCACCTCCCTCAAAACAAAGACATGGTTCAGAACGCATATCGGCTCCATATCATTCAAAACTGAACACAAATTTGTGAGCCTCTGCATTGCAGCCTCCAACCTAGTACAAACAGAAGTTATGAGACTTTCAGCTTATTGGTTTAGATGATCACGGCAAAGGAAATAAAAGGCAAGCGCCTTACAATTTGATTGAATTATTATTCTCTGGATAACTCTCATGGCCTGGCAAAGGATAAGCAACTGCTCCTTTTGGTGATTTTGCTGAAGGAATTGAGACTCTAGATGCATTATTCAAATAAAATGCTGCTTGCTCTGGAAGAAGCTGAGATTACTTGAAAAGTTAGGTTTCTAAACTGTTAatcattttcaattaatttacatTGGAACAAGAATTAAACAGCAACCTGCATCTCCAAAGCCCCAAATCCACCTTCAGAATCAAGGATGTTAATTAGACCTTCCAATCCTCCCATAATTGATTCAATGAGAGACTCAACATATAGGACTGCATCTCGCCCAATTTTTGTCACCTGATAATTATGGTAAATACAAAGCAGCCATCAACTTCCCAACTTTAACATTTCCTTCTAATGAGGGGGAAAAAAGGCTGAATCTAGAGATTAAGTATTACTACTCCAAACAAGATGGGGGTAGTAAGTCATAACTTATCAGAATGATAAGTACACCAACATGTAGAGTTTATTTAACCACTAGAACAATAGCTGATAAAGACTATGCAATGTGGGGGTATTCCACGCTACGGGTGTAAGCATAAAGCATGTCATTACCTCCTCTGGAACAATTGGAGATGCACACTCTGGAAAACTACTAGCAACACCAAGCCATGCACAGCAATGCTGTGGACGCCCCTCTGGTCCAAACATAGTGTTTCTAAAGACCTATTACAACAGGTATACAGAAGTCAGTACTGCATGCAGGGCATTTCAAAATAAAGAACATGATAAGAGTATCAAAGCATACTGCTGTAAGGTGTTGGTGATAGAAGTATAGCTTTCTGAGACTACCATGCTTTGATAATTGGGACTCTAGTTCATCAACGCATCTGCATTGAAACAGATTCATATATACGATCACTAGGTTTTACACAATAAAATACAACTCTATGAATTTGTTTATCAGGTGTTATATAAAATAGACTGATAGGTATTCAATTCTGAaagaaaaatatgaataataGCTTATAAACAGGACATGCATAATTCCACTTTTCAAAGTCAAATTGTTCTCAAGAAATGAAATGAATGTTTACTTGCTTATATCACAACATATTGCAGTTAATGTACTTGGTTGAGCTATCAAATATAAGCTAAGCCTCAAAAATCAAGTGAATCAAAGTCAGCCCACCTAGACCAATTGTATGCTGCATTTCCTTCTGATAGTAACCCCTCTTTTCCAGTGGAGACAGTAGCCTTCTCCAGATGTCTTATGTTTATAGATGATCGAGCAGATGTAACAATCATCAATATAGACAACCAATCTTTACGGAAGCCCTGGTTAAGAATGACAAATGATTTTAGATTAGGCAAACAAATAATAAACGAGCTACTTCAAATCCCACATTCACTTTCCCTAAGAATAGCCTAGGTTCGACTCATCATTATaccaaaaatagataaataaacaaACTACTTCTCGATGCATTTTGTCAATGGCAGAGTGATAACAGCAGCATAAATAATGATTGAAAGACAACTTTAATAAAAAAAGGATGAAAAGTACTCAAGCACATGTATATCAAAGCTATTTATGTGACAGAAAAAGCTCAATATCCAAGATTCCTCACAACCAGAGAGGAACCTATACATAAGAGAACATATTTTGTAAAACTTGGCAACATTAACGCAGTAAAACCATAATGCAAACATACATCTATTTACATGCATATTATTCGTGtctgtatgtgtatatataatataaatatacgtTGATTGCATACATATAAACTATTCCTTCTGGCTTCATATATCATTAACTATGACCAAAAGGCTATGCAACAAAAGAGACCGCATTAGCTATAACCAGATTCACAGGAAGTAGATAGTATACCAAACCCATTCCTATTTTCATTTAGTATAGATTCATGGCTCTGTATTTGAAAGGGAAAATGGTTTTATAGGTTTCTTACAGACAGATCACATGTGATTGCAGAAATATTTTCACCCTGTGGCTTGGGTATATTTTCAAGGCGATTGATAATCTGCTGAAAGAGTGTTTTTAAGGTTGCATCAAGATCAAGAGCCACCATTCCAGGAGTTCCCAGCAAAAACCGGATTCTACCAGCACATGAAGAGAGATAAGATAATGCATAACCTCGAATTGCTGCATTGAAAGATGTAAAATCTTTAAGTACTGTTCACATATCAAGAAGTTCTTTCAGTAATAGATCACCATAGTGTAATATAAGCACTCAAAATCATGTGGCTAATATTGTAACAGTGACTGAAATAGAGATGTATGTTTAACTGCATCATTAGCCATTGCATGAGCGTTTACAGACTGTACAGATTTTACCCCAGTAAAGGGAGTAGACCTTTGGCTTAGATTTTTGCTTAGTTTTTTACACTAGAACCTTTTAGCAACAGTTAGCCTCCTTGATGGATCCTTGATGGATATATGATTCTGCCTTTGACACAAGAAATGCCA contains:
- the LOC107922024 gene encoding protein NAP1, which produces MAKSRQHYSSQDSSVSPRAGRSREWEGPSRWTEYLGLDTTSPFSSRSSRYMNSDGQVQSLGVGSHKGLNMQWVAQLVEVADGLMAKMYRLNQILDYPEPIGHAFSEAFWKASVFPNHPRICIFLSKKFPEHFSKLQLERVDKAALDSLSGNAEVHLQSLEPWVQLLLDLMAFREQALRLILDLSSTVITLLPHQNSLILHAFMDLFCSFVRVNLFSEKLPRKMMLQVYNLLHAMSRNDRDCDFYHRLIQFIDSYDPPLKGLQEDLNFVSPRIGEVLEAVGPIIFLSTDTRKLRNEGFLSPYHPRYPDILTNSAHPMRAQDLANVTAYREWVLLGYLVCPDELLRVTSIDIALVVLKENLVLTLFRDEYVLLHEDYQLYVLPRILESKKMAKSGRTKQKEADLEYSVAKQVEKMIGEVLEQALISCDAIHHERRILLKQEIGRMVLFFTDQPSLLAPNIQMVFSALALAQCEVIWFFQHVGIASSKSKVARMVPVDIDPNDPTIGFLLDGMDHLCCLVRKYIAAIRGYALSYLSSCAGRIRFLLGTPGMVALDLDATLKTLFQQIINRLENIPKPQGENISAITCDLSGFRKDWLSILMIVTSARSSINIRHLEKATVSTGKEGLLSEGNAAYNWSRCVDELESQLSKHGSLRKLYFYHQHLTAVFRNTMFGPEGRPQHCCAWLGVASSFPECASPIVPEEVTKIGRDAVLYVESLIESIMGGLEGLINILDSEGGFGALEMQLLPEQAAFYLNNASRVSIPSAKSPKGAVAYPLPGHESYPENNNSIKLLEAAMQRLTNLCSVLNDMEPICVLNHVFVLREYMRECILGNFRRRLLSVLKTDNDLQRPSILESLIRRHMNIIHLAEQHISMDLTQGIREVLLLETFSGPVSSLHLFDRPAEQHTGSATEVVCNWYIENIVKDMSGAGILFTPMHKCFKSTRPVGGYFAESVTDLGELQAFVRIFGGYGVDRLDTMMKEHTAALLNCIDTSLRSNRELLEAVAGSMHSGDRIEREACLKQIVDLDTIIGFCIEAGQALAFDKLLAEAAGAVLEEGAPLIYSLLAGVVKHIPEEIPEKREIRRMRGVANGVALAGDHDSEWVRSILEEAGGANDGSWSLLPYLFATSMTSNIWNTTGFNVDTGGFNNNIHCLARCINAVIAGSEYVRLAREHHQRQLLSNGHVGNADSLDPDMRVSAEASIKSAMQLFIKFSAGIVLDSLHESNRSHLVAKLVFLDQLCDISLYLPRSSLEAHVPYAILRSIYSQYYANSPLMPMALLSASPRHSPAVSLAHASPIMRQPRGDSTPQYSANDSGYFKGSSSHSQEQLYDAESANLRGVENKHRNVRRSGPLDYSSSRKVKYEGSSSGGTGPSPLPRFAVSRSGPISYK